In Microbacterium sp. SLBN-146, one genomic interval encodes:
- a CDS encoding amidohydrolase: protein MAYADLVFTGGPVFTADAVRSRARTVAVADGRIVAVDTTDARDLIGPRTEVIDLAGRMLVPGFQDAHVHPVWGGLDMLRCDLAEYATATEYLAAIGDYASRHPDDEWILGGGWQMSAFPSGTPTAAALDSVVPDRPAFFPNRDGHGAWVNSAALRLAGIDRDTPDPADGRIERDAAGHPSGTLHEGAMTLVNRLLPDEPLERLTEALLVGQRYLHSFGITAWQDAIVGPYGDAGDPAPAYLAAAAAGTLTARVVGAIWWDRSKGLEQIPSLLDRRDRYRAGRFAATSVKIMQDGVAENFTAAMLEPYGDGHGHPTDNSGISFVPPDVLSEAVPLLDAAGFQVHFHAIGDRAVRECLDAVEEAIARNGRGDNRHHIAHIQVVHPDDIPRFRELGVAANMQSLWATLEPQMVDLTLPFLGSPRDAWQYPFGDLLRSGAVLAAGSDWSVSSPNPLAAIHTAVNRMAAPGFEEGDYDAFLPEQAIDLATSLVAYTAGSAWVNHLDTTTGTIETGKYADLAVLDRDPFAGPADEIGATRVLQTFVEGERVYAAPDA, encoded by the coding sequence GTGGCCTACGCCGATCTCGTCTTCACGGGCGGGCCCGTCTTCACCGCCGACGCCGTCAGGTCACGAGCGCGGACGGTCGCCGTCGCGGACGGTCGCATCGTCGCCGTCGACACGACCGATGCGCGCGACCTGATCGGACCGCGCACCGAGGTCATCGATCTCGCCGGACGGATGCTCGTGCCGGGGTTCCAGGACGCGCACGTGCACCCCGTGTGGGGCGGCCTCGACATGCTGCGCTGCGATCTCGCCGAGTACGCGACGGCGACGGAGTACCTCGCCGCGATCGGGGACTACGCCTCGCGGCATCCGGATGACGAATGGATCCTCGGCGGCGGATGGCAGATGTCGGCCTTCCCCAGCGGCACACCCACGGCGGCGGCGCTCGACAGCGTCGTTCCCGACCGGCCCGCGTTCTTCCCCAACCGCGACGGCCATGGCGCGTGGGTGAACTCGGCCGCCCTCCGCCTCGCCGGCATCGACCGCGACACCCCCGACCCCGCGGACGGACGCATCGAACGGGATGCCGCAGGTCATCCGTCCGGGACGCTCCACGAGGGCGCCATGACCCTCGTCAATCGACTCCTCCCCGATGAGCCTCTCGAACGACTGACCGAGGCGCTCCTCGTCGGGCAGCGCTACTTGCATTCCTTCGGGATCACGGCGTGGCAGGACGCCATCGTCGGTCCGTACGGGGATGCCGGAGACCCCGCGCCCGCGTATCTCGCCGCCGCTGCGGCCGGCACGCTGACCGCACGCGTCGTCGGCGCGATCTGGTGGGATCGCTCGAAGGGTCTCGAGCAGATCCCCTCGCTCCTCGATCGACGAGACCGTTACCGCGCCGGGCGGTTCGCCGCGACGTCGGTGAAGATCATGCAGGACGGCGTCGCCGAGAACTTCACCGCCGCGATGCTCGAGCCCTACGGCGACGGCCACGGGCATCCCACCGACAATTCCGGGATCTCGTTCGTGCCGCCCGACGTGCTCTCCGAGGCCGTGCCGCTCCTCGACGCGGCGGGGTTCCAAGTGCACTTCCACGCGATCGGCGACCGCGCCGTGCGGGAATGCCTCGACGCTGTCGAGGAGGCCATCGCCCGCAACGGCCGGGGCGACAACCGGCATCACATCGCGCACATCCAGGTCGTGCATCCCGATGACATCCCGCGGTTCCGCGAGCTCGGCGTCGCCGCGAACATGCAGTCGCTATGGGCGACGCTCGAACCGCAGATGGTGGATCTGACGCTTCCCTTCCTCGGGTCGCCGCGCGACGCGTGGCAGTACCCGTTCGGCGACCTGCTCAGGTCCGGGGCCGTCCTCGCAGCCGGCAGCGACTGGTCGGTGTCGTCGCCGAATCCCCTCGCCGCGATCCACACGGCCGTCAACCGCATGGCTGCTCCCGGGTTCGAGGAAGGCGACTACGACGCGTTCCTCCCCGAGCAGGCGATCGACCTCGCGACATCGCTCGTCGCGTACACGGCCGGCTCCGCGTGGGTCAACCACCTCGACACGACGACCGGCACGATCGAAACCGGGAAGTACGCCGACCTCGCGGTGCTCGACCGCGACCCGTTCGCGGGACCCGCCGACGAGATCGGCGCGACCCGCGTTCTGCAGACCTTCGTCGAGGGCGAGCGCGTCTACGCCGCTCCCGACGCCTGA
- a CDS encoding FAD-binding oxidoreductase, translated as MGTTIFERQRPAASLIARSLDGTRRGVFWLDDLPPQPQRAPLSGDVSADLVIVGGGYTGLWTAVQAKRRDPDARVVVLEARTVGWAASGRNGGFCEASLTHGRENGLSRWPDEIDELDRLGLANLDAMGEDIASAGIDAEWERTGSFGVATEPHQLEWLDEWARDAADRGDDSVSRLTAEEVQASIASPILLGAVRESHTTALVHPGKLAAGLAQAAEEAGVLIFEHSLVRALDDDGDRITVTTAGGRVTAKNVALATNVFPSLLKRNRLMTVPVYDYVLMTEPLSADQLDAVGWSGREGLSDLANQFHYIRLSRDNRILFGGYDAVYHYGRKVRASYENRPESWEKLASHFFTMFPQLDDIRFSHAWAGAIDTSTQFCAFFGTARRERVAYAAGFTGLGVAATRFAAEVMLDLLAGEDTERTRLEMVRQRPLPFPPEPAASVGIQATRWSLDRADHTEGRRNVLLKTLDALGLGFDS; from the coding sequence ATGGGCACCACCATCTTCGAACGGCAGCGACCGGCGGCATCCCTCATCGCCCGGAGTCTCGACGGAACTCGGCGCGGAGTCTTCTGGCTCGACGACCTGCCTCCGCAGCCGCAGCGCGCGCCGCTCTCTGGCGACGTCTCGGCAGACCTCGTCATCGTGGGCGGCGGCTACACGGGACTGTGGACGGCGGTGCAGGCCAAGCGCCGTGACCCCGACGCGCGCGTCGTCGTCCTCGAGGCCCGCACCGTCGGCTGGGCGGCCTCGGGACGCAACGGCGGATTCTGCGAAGCGAGCCTGACGCACGGCCGCGAGAACGGCCTCTCACGCTGGCCCGACGAGATCGACGAGCTCGACCGACTGGGCCTTGCGAACCTCGACGCGATGGGCGAGGACATCGCGTCCGCCGGCATCGACGCGGAGTGGGAGCGCACGGGTTCCTTCGGGGTCGCGACGGAACCTCACCAGCTCGAGTGGCTCGACGAGTGGGCGAGGGATGCCGCGGACCGGGGCGACGACTCGGTCTCGCGCCTCACGGCCGAGGAGGTGCAGGCGTCGATCGCATCGCCGATCCTCCTGGGGGCGGTGCGCGAGTCGCACACGACCGCGCTCGTGCATCCTGGGAAGCTCGCGGCGGGACTCGCTCAGGCCGCGGAAGAGGCCGGCGTGCTCATCTTCGAGCACTCCCTCGTGCGAGCCCTCGACGACGACGGTGACCGCATCACGGTGACGACGGCGGGCGGACGCGTGACGGCGAAGAACGTCGCCCTCGCGACGAACGTGTTCCCTTCGCTCCTGAAGCGAAACCGCCTCATGACGGTGCCCGTGTACGACTACGTGCTCATGACCGAACCCCTGTCCGCCGACCAGCTCGACGCGGTCGGCTGGTCTGGACGCGAAGGCCTCAGCGACCTCGCGAACCAGTTCCACTACATCCGTCTGAGCCGCGACAACAGGATCCTCTTCGGCGGATACGACGCCGTCTACCACTACGGACGCAAGGTGCGGGCCTCGTACGAGAACCGCCCCGAATCGTGGGAGAAGCTCGCGAGCCACTTCTTCACGATGTTCCCCCAACTCGACGACATCCGATTCAGCCACGCGTGGGCCGGAGCGATCGACACGTCGACGCAGTTCTGCGCCTTCTTCGGCACGGCCCGCCGCGAGCGGGTTGCGTACGCGGCCGGCTTCACGGGGCTCGGGGTCGCAGCGACGAGGTTCGCAGCCGAGGTCATGCTCGATCTCCTCGCGGGCGAGGACACCGAGCGGACGCGCCTGGAGATGGTGCGGCAGCGGCCGCTTCCGTTCCCGCCCGAGCCCGCGGCATCCGTCGGCATCCAGGCGACCCGCTGGTCGCTCGATCGCGCGGATCACACCGAGGGCCGCCGCAACGTGCTGCTGAAGACGCTCGACGCGCTCGGACTCGGGTTCGACTCATGA
- a CDS encoding cupin domain-containing protein — protein MTRLTSGVAADAARLPVPFTAVAPEQVVEGTPLTRFIDLDETGERSIGVWEHSPGASRDVESDEVFVVLAGAATVAFEHPELPPIELRPGSVVRLEAGMRTVWTVRETLRKVYVSP, from the coding sequence ATGACGCGCCTGACCTCGGGCGTTGCGGCGGATGCCGCGCGGCTTCCCGTGCCGTTCACGGCGGTCGCGCCCGAGCAGGTCGTCGAGGGAACGCCTTTGACGCGCTTCATCGACCTCGACGAGACCGGCGAGCGCTCGATCGGTGTGTGGGAGCATTCGCCCGGTGCGTCGCGCGACGTCGAGTCCGACGAGGTCTTCGTCGTGCTGGCGGGCGCGGCGACGGTCGCCTTCGAGCATCCCGAACTCCCTCCCATCGAGCTGCGCCCCGGTTCGGTGGTTCGCTTGGAGGCCGGCATGCGCACCGTCTGGACCGTCCGCGAAACCCTCCGCAAGGTCTACGTCTCCCCCTGA
- a CDS encoding PucR family transcriptional regulator, whose amino-acid sequence MFPERREDVVTQTDRPTPLSARETLPSVRDVLALEAFAEGVPEVLVGDGVLDGRVRWLHVSDSAGVARLLDGGEMLLTTGSAWPDDADERRRFAHELADVGVVGVVLELGTHFTEPPPELVDVARDRGFALAVLHREVKFVGLTQAVHGRIISDQNDALRARDEVRERFTALALRGSPADFVVHQLAQTLGAPVILENRAHEVIAAEVPLALEEELFSEWELRSRSAHRRAAQRQERGGAPAADEWLVVPVEARGIRWGHLVVLPGPPHPAGRTAVLEQAAIALAVGRLADGDTDEWGRISRRRLVDGLVAGRFAGIGGAAARLEAGGLPLSGTQLFGIVASGAVVSPEAADAAARGLRGRALAGSAPDGVVQPATTLLLSLPAHVDFSDEAVLAFAGALVDTAEERDRLVVSIGRRADGVEAALVSLREAVDLARGRRRKPGRGPALRRAEDRPLVQLVTALRGDHRVIEHGERMLAPLIEHDLVRGGDLLDVLEAMLAHPGNRTAAAAASHLSRSVFYQRIALIEELLGADLDDGEMQTALHIALLVRRSAGR is encoded by the coding sequence ATGTTTCCCGAACGTCGTGAAGATGTCGTCACACAGACGGATCGTCCGACGCCGCTGTCCGCGCGCGAGACTCTGCCGTCCGTGCGCGACGTGCTGGCGCTCGAGGCGTTCGCCGAGGGGGTCCCCGAGGTGCTCGTCGGCGACGGCGTCCTCGACGGCCGCGTTCGCTGGCTCCACGTCTCCGACAGCGCCGGCGTCGCACGACTGCTCGACGGCGGCGAGATGCTTCTGACGACAGGCTCCGCGTGGCCCGATGACGCCGACGAGCGTCGCCGCTTCGCCCACGAGCTCGCCGATGTCGGAGTCGTGGGGGTCGTGCTCGAACTCGGAACCCACTTCACGGAACCTCCGCCCGAACTCGTCGACGTCGCCCGCGATCGCGGTTTCGCCCTCGCGGTCCTGCATCGCGAAGTGAAGTTCGTCGGGCTCACGCAGGCGGTGCACGGGCGCATCATCTCCGACCAGAACGATGCCCTGCGAGCTCGTGACGAAGTGCGCGAGCGGTTCACGGCCCTGGCGTTGCGGGGGTCGCCGGCGGACTTCGTCGTCCACCAGCTCGCGCAGACCCTCGGTGCCCCCGTCATCCTCGAGAATCGGGCGCACGAAGTGATCGCGGCCGAGGTTCCGCTCGCGCTCGAAGAGGAGCTGTTCTCCGAGTGGGAGTTGCGCTCCCGTTCCGCACATCGCCGCGCCGCGCAGCGGCAGGAGCGCGGCGGCGCGCCCGCGGCGGACGAGTGGCTCGTCGTACCCGTCGAGGCCCGCGGCATCCGTTGGGGACACCTCGTCGTTCTTCCCGGGCCACCGCACCCCGCCGGTCGGACCGCTGTCCTCGAGCAGGCGGCGATCGCGCTCGCGGTGGGGCGGCTCGCCGACGGCGACACCGACGAGTGGGGGCGGATCAGTCGCCGCCGTCTCGTCGACGGACTCGTGGCCGGACGCTTCGCGGGCATCGGCGGTGCGGCCGCGCGGCTCGAGGCGGGCGGGCTTCCCCTGTCCGGAACGCAGCTGTTCGGGATCGTGGCATCCGGTGCCGTCGTCAGCCCCGAGGCAGCGGATGCCGCGGCTCGCGGCCTGCGCGGCCGTGCGCTCGCGGGATCGGCACCCGACGGCGTCGTGCAGCCGGCGACGACCCTGCTGCTGTCTCTTCCAGCGCACGTCGACTTCTCGGATGAGGCTGTACTCGCCTTCGCGGGAGCGCTCGTCGACACGGCCGAGGAGCGCGATCGGCTCGTCGTGTCGATCGGGCGGAGGGCCGACGGGGTCGAAGCCGCGCTCGTGTCGCTGCGTGAAGCGGTCGACCTCGCCCGCGGACGACGGCGCAAGCCCGGACGCGGACCCGCGCTGCGGCGAGCGGAGGATCGGCCTCTTGTTCAGCTCGTGACCGCGCTGCGGGGCGACCATCGGGTCATCGAGCACGGCGAGCGGATGCTCGCGCCGCTCATCGAGCACGATCTGGTGCGGGGCGGCGACCTTCTCGACGTGCTGGAGGCGATGCTCGCCCACCCCGGCAATCGGACGGCGGCGGCCGCCGCCTCGCACCTCTCGCGGTCGGTGTTCTACCAGCGCATCGCGCTCATCGAGGAGCTTCTGGGCGCCGACCTCGACGACGGCGAGATGCAGACCGCCCTCCACATCGCGCTGCTCGTCCGCCGTTCCGCAGGGCGCTGA